The Streptomyces sp. HUAS CB01 genome has a segment encoding these proteins:
- the rpmF gene encoding 50S ribosomal protein L32, whose translation MAVPKRKTSRSNTRHRRAQWKASAPRLVTVTVDGVAHRVPQHLVRAYERGLLHPEG comes from the coding sequence ATGGCCGTTCCCAAGCGGAAGACGTCCCGCAGCAACACCCGGCACCGCCGCGCACAGTGGAAGGCGAGCGCCCCCCGCCTGGTGACCGTCACCGTGGACGGCGTCGCCCACCGGGTGCCGCAGCACCTGGTCAGGGCGTACGAGCGCGGGCTGCTGCACCCGGAGGGATGA
- a CDS encoding carbonic anhydrase, which produces MQSLIDHARQFPARIAGQQDAYAALARGQRPQALFITCSDSRVIPALITGARPGDVFEVRTAGNIVPPWRPGAACAVGGSLEFALEALEVPDVVVCGHSHCGAVQGLLREQDVRSMPLVRRWLTRAGHRTGRDEPAPASSTDEELTPAVQRHVLTQLDHLRTYPCVARRLDSGRLRLHAWYYTVESGEVLACAPGGRAFRPL; this is translated from the coding sequence ATGCAGTCGCTCATCGACCACGCCCGGCAGTTCCCCGCACGGATCGCCGGCCAGCAGGACGCCTACGCGGCACTCGCCCGCGGGCAGCGGCCCCAGGCCCTGTTCATCACGTGTTCCGACTCCCGGGTGATCCCCGCCCTGATCACCGGCGCCCGGCCCGGTGACGTCTTCGAGGTGCGCACCGCCGGGAACATCGTGCCCCCCTGGCGACCGGGGGCGGCCTGCGCCGTCGGGGGCAGTCTGGAGTTCGCGCTGGAGGCCCTGGAGGTCCCCGACGTCGTCGTGTGCGGGCACTCGCACTGCGGCGCCGTCCAGGGCCTGCTGCGGGAGCAGGACGTCCGGAGCATGCCGCTGGTACGTCGCTGGCTCACCAGGGCCGGGCACCGCACCGGCCGTGACGAGCCCGCACCGGCGTCGTCCACCGACGAGGAGCTGACGCCCGCCGTGCAGCGGCACGTCCTGACCCAGCTGGACCATCTGCGGACGTACCCCTGCGTCGCCCGGCGCCTGGACTCCGGCCGGCTGCGGCTGCACGCCTGGTACTACACGGTCGAGTCCGGCGAGGTCCTGGCCTGCGCACCCGGCGGCCGCGCCTTCCGGCCCCTGTGA
- a CDS encoding Lrp/AsnC family transcriptional regulator, with translation MDEIDRAILRELQDDGRLSNQELAQRVGLTPSPCMRRVRQLEQDGVIQGYRAVIDPDAVDRGFEVLVSIEVARDREVVESFEAALQGIPDVIEAYRLFGSPGCLLRIAVSDLRAYERLWIEKLTALTGVTEVNSQIIMKRIKEPRGLPVDG, from the coding sequence ATGGATGAGATCGACAGGGCAATCTTGCGTGAGCTCCAGGACGATGGTCGGCTGAGCAACCAGGAGCTGGCGCAGCGCGTCGGCCTCACCCCGTCCCCCTGCATGCGCCGCGTCCGGCAGCTGGAGCAGGACGGCGTGATCCAGGGCTACCGGGCGGTCATCGATCCGGACGCGGTCGACCGGGGCTTCGAGGTGCTGGTCTCCATCGAGGTGGCGCGCGACCGCGAGGTGGTCGAGTCCTTCGAGGCGGCCCTCCAGGGCATCCCCGACGTCATCGAGGCGTACCGGCTGTTCGGCAGCCCGGGGTGCCTGCTGCGTATCGCGGTGAGCGATCTCCGCGCCTACGAGCGGCTGTGGATCGAGAAGCTGACGGCGCTCACCGGCGTGACCGAGGTCAACTCCCAGATCATCATGAAGCGGATCAAGGAACCCCGGGGACTCCCCGTGGACGGCTGA
- a CDS encoding cytochrome P450, producing MTPQPPIPADGLVPPPGCPAHGMAAGGLRRLPEISDPASTYEELRREYGPVAPVLLHGDIPAWIVLGYRENLEVMRTPLLFSRDSRRWNAFREGRVPADSPLIPMVGWQPLCVFADGEEHARLRGAVVDGLAQFNRRGMRRYVTHYTRQLVSGFGADGSADLVRDYAEPLPMLVVSRLLGMTPDKGPLLVEPTLDLMRGSETAAASNALVTQVLEDLVAYKKTAPGNDLASRLILHESRLTDTEIVEHLRLTLVAAHQGTVNLIAHTLRLILTDRRFRGSLSGGRMTLPDALEQVMWDNPSIGVVPGRWATSDTKLGGQLIKSGDLLLLCIAAANVDPEQRPDLSVPMHGNRSHLALSSGPHECPGGDIGRAIADTGIDELMSLLPDMHLAIPETEIGITADWLTRRPSSLPVRFTPPRSLVTPHPPYGAPIAAQPLPAAAMPMARRDEEPAPAAAVHRSWWRTLLSR from the coding sequence GTGACCCCCCAACCCCCGATACCCGCCGACGGTCTCGTGCCGCCGCCCGGGTGCCCCGCCCACGGCATGGCCGCCGGCGGGCTCCGGCGTCTGCCGGAGATCAGCGACCCGGCCAGCACGTACGAGGAGTTGCGCCGGGAGTACGGTCCGGTGGCCCCGGTCCTCCTGCACGGGGACATCCCCGCGTGGATCGTGCTCGGGTACCGGGAGAACCTCGAGGTGATGCGCACACCCCTGCTGTTCAGCCGGGACTCGCGGCGCTGGAACGCCTTCCGCGAGGGCCGCGTCCCCGCGGACTCCCCGCTGATCCCCATGGTGGGGTGGCAGCCGCTGTGCGTCTTCGCCGACGGTGAGGAGCACGCCCGCCTGCGGGGCGCGGTCGTCGACGGGCTGGCCCAGTTCAACCGCCGCGGCATGCGCCGGTACGTCACGCACTACACCCGTCAGCTCGTGAGCGGGTTCGGGGCGGACGGCAGTGCCGATCTCGTCCGCGACTACGCCGAGCCGCTGCCGATGCTGGTCGTCAGCCGACTGCTCGGAATGACACCGGACAAGGGTCCGCTCCTGGTCGAGCCGACGCTCGACCTGATGCGCGGCAGCGAGACGGCAGCGGCGAGCAACGCGCTCGTGACCCAGGTCCTCGAGGATCTCGTCGCGTACAAGAAGACCGCCCCGGGCAACGACCTGGCGTCACGGCTCATCCTGCACGAGTCGCGGCTGACGGACACCGAGATCGTCGAGCACCTGCGCCTGACCCTGGTGGCCGCCCACCAGGGAACGGTCAATCTGATCGCCCACACCCTGCGGCTCATTCTGACGGACCGCCGGTTCCGAGGCAGTCTCTCCGGCGGTCGGATGACCCTTCCCGACGCGCTGGAGCAGGTCATGTGGGACAACCCCAGCATCGGCGTGGTTCCCGGCCGATGGGCGACCTCCGACACCAAGCTGGGCGGCCAGTTGATCAAGTCCGGAGACCTGCTGCTGCTGTGCATCGCCGCGGCGAACGTCGACCCGGAACAGCGGCCCGACCTGAGCGTCCCGATGCACGGCAACCGCTCGCACCTCGCGCTCAGCAGCGGTCCCCACGAGTGCCCCGGCGGGGACATCGGCCGTGCCATCGCGGACACCGGCATCGACGAACTCATGTCGCTGCTGCCGGACATGCACCTGGCCATTCCTGAGACCGAGATCGGCATCACGGCGGATTGGCTCACCCGGCGGCCCTCCTCGCTCCCGGTCCGGTTCACCCCGCCCCGCTCGCTGGTCACCCCGCATCCGCCGTACGGCGCCCCGATCGCCGCCCAGCCCCTGCCCGCGGCGGCCATGCCGATGGCCCGGCGCGACGAGGAGCCGGCCCCCGCGGCGGCGGTCCACCGTTCCTGGTGGCGCACCTTGCTGTCGCGCTGA
- a CDS encoding ABC transporter substrate-binding protein, whose translation MKGIRPMFLLPALAAALLMAGCGGPGVREDAAPAGPAAEGFPLTVANCGVTTTYQRPPQRAVSLNQHATEVMLALGLEKSMVGTGYLDDRILPEYRAAYDRVKVISEEYPSFETLLAAEPDFVYGGFGSTFDEKEGRGRAALAKAGIDSYLNVEQCPQGPVTMATMDEEIRGVARIFGVPERAERELKRLHGTLEGVEGRLAGVEPVKVFVYDSGDRTAFTAGGAGVGNEMIERAGGVNLFADLDKSFSDVSFEQVAERAPEVVVIYDYGDQSVEEKKRFLLAHPALRDVPAIRNERFAVLPLSSTVLGVRVPAGVESLARRLHPERFK comes from the coding sequence ATGAAGGGCATACGCCCGATGTTCCTGCTGCCCGCCCTGGCGGCGGCTTTGCTGATGGCCGGCTGCGGCGGCCCCGGTGTCCGGGAGGACGCCGCGCCGGCGGGCCCGGCCGCCGAGGGCTTCCCGTTGACGGTGGCCAACTGCGGTGTGACGACGACCTACCAGCGACCTCCGCAGCGGGCGGTGTCGCTGAACCAGCATGCGACGGAGGTCATGCTGGCGCTGGGTCTGGAGAAGTCGATGGTGGGCACGGGCTATCTCGACGACCGGATCCTGCCGGAGTACCGGGCCGCCTATGACCGGGTGAAGGTGATCTCCGAGGAGTACCCGTCGTTCGAGACGCTGCTCGCGGCGGAACCGGACTTCGTGTACGGGGGGTTCGGCAGCACTTTCGACGAGAAGGAGGGCCGCGGTCGTGCGGCGCTGGCGAAGGCGGGGATCGACTCGTATCTGAATGTCGAGCAGTGTCCGCAGGGGCCGGTGACGATGGCCACGATGGACGAGGAGATCCGTGGCGTGGCGAGGATCTTCGGTGTGCCGGAGCGTGCGGAGCGGGAGTTGAAGCGGCTGCACGGGACGCTGGAGGGGGTCGAGGGCCGGCTGGCCGGGGTGGAACCGGTGAAGGTGTTCGTGTACGACAGTGGGGACAGGACGGCGTTCACGGCGGGCGGGGCCGGGGTCGGCAACGAGATGATCGAGCGGGCCGGTGGGGTGAACCTCTTCGCCGATCTGGACAAGTCGTTCAGTGATGTGTCGTTCGAGCAGGTGGCCGAGCGGGCTCCCGAGGTGGTGGTGATCTACGACTACGGGGACCAGTCGGTGGAGGAGAAGAAGAGGTTCCTGCTGGCGCATCCGGCGTTGAGGGACGTGCCGGCGATCAGGAACGAGCGGTTCGCGGTGCTGCCGCTGTCGTCCACGGTCCTGGGTGTACGTGTCCCGGCCGGTGTCGAGTCACTGGCCCGCCGGCTGCACCCGGAACGCTTCAAGTGA
- a CDS encoding (2Fe-2S) ferredoxin domain-containing protein, with the protein MPRRPVDTGPVPCRIVVCRDCCCGSPKVTGVDHARQTARLAEQAPVRISDCLDVCDQANVVVVQPSAAGRAAGGRPVWFGLVNDPAATEDVAAWVRAGGPGLAEMPEILGLYAFTPPRRVRSGPLRDAG; encoded by the coding sequence GTGCCCAGGAGGCCAGTGGACACCGGTCCGGTGCCGTGCCGGATCGTGGTGTGCCGGGACTGCTGCTGCGGCAGTCCCAAGGTGACCGGAGTCGACCACGCGCGGCAGACCGCGCGTCTCGCGGAACAGGCGCCGGTGCGGATCTCCGACTGTCTGGACGTGTGCGACCAGGCGAACGTCGTCGTCGTCCAGCCCTCGGCCGCGGGGCGTGCCGCCGGCGGCCGTCCGGTGTGGTTCGGTCTGGTGAACGATCCGGCCGCGACCGAGGACGTGGCCGCGTGGGTGCGGGCGGGAGGCCCGGGCCTCGCCGAGATGCCGGAGATCCTCGGGCTGTACGCCTTCACCCCGCCGCGGCGCGTCCGTTCCGGGCCGCTCCGTGACGCCGGCTGA
- a CDS encoding asparaginase, whose amino-acid sequence MGRIVVISTGGTIASRWQGSGFAADANGGEVMATAPLPDGVSVEVVDLFSVNSPRLTTHHQLTLLRTVHEVLADPGVDGIVVTHGTDTLEESAFLVDLHHDDPRPVVFTGAQLPLGATDGDGPGNLHDALLTAATTRGLGVVIAFDGKLHPARGTVKTQTLAPDAFADPSAARLGNIGFGRVSVLRPPRRPAALPLPAAVDATPRVDMVMHHCDADALLLNAALDAGAQGIVLVATGAGNATPEIAEAVAAATSRGVLVALTTRVQAGPVTEIYTHGGAVDLVAAGAVPTGTLRAGQARIAVLSALLATADPQERDRVLRHALGEPAAADAPPADLARVQPPLAPSSAPSFQPEPAHPDPAARIPVRP is encoded by the coding sequence GTGGGACGCATCGTCGTCATCAGCACCGGAGGGACGATAGCCAGCCGGTGGCAGGGTTCCGGGTTCGCCGCCGACGCGAACGGCGGAGAGGTCATGGCCACCGCCCCGCTGCCGGACGGCGTCAGCGTCGAGGTCGTCGACCTCTTCAGCGTGAACAGCCCCCGCCTCACGACGCATCACCAGCTGACCCTCCTCCGCACGGTCCACGAGGTGCTCGCGGACCCCGGCGTCGACGGCATCGTCGTCACCCACGGCACGGACACCCTCGAGGAGTCCGCCTTCCTGGTGGACCTCCACCACGACGACCCGCGGCCGGTGGTCTTCACCGGCGCGCAGCTCCCGCTCGGAGCGACGGACGGCGACGGGCCCGGCAACCTGCACGACGCCCTGCTGACCGCCGCGACGACCCGTGGTCTGGGCGTCGTCATCGCCTTCGACGGGAAACTGCACCCGGCCCGCGGCACGGTCAAGACACAGACCCTCGCCCCCGACGCCTTCGCCGACCCGTCCGCCGCCCGCCTCGGGAACATCGGCTTCGGCCGGGTCTCCGTCCTCCGCCCCCCGCGGCGCCCCGCCGCGCTACCGCTGCCCGCGGCGGTGGACGCGACCCCGCGCGTCGACATGGTCATGCACCACTGCGACGCCGACGCCCTCCTGCTCAACGCCGCGCTGGACGCCGGGGCCCAGGGCATCGTCCTGGTGGCCACCGGGGCGGGGAACGCGACCCCGGAGATCGCCGAGGCCGTCGCCGCCGCCACCTCCCGCGGTGTGCTCGTCGCCCTGACCACCCGCGTCCAGGCCGGCCCGGTCACCGAGATCTACACGCACGGCGGTGCCGTCGATCTCGTGGCCGCGGGCGCGGTGCCGACCGGCACGCTCCGTGCCGGTCAGGCCCGGATCGCCGTGCTGAGCGCGCTGCTCGCCACCGCCGACCCGCAGGAGCGGGACCGGGTGCTGCGCCACGCGCTGGGCGAACCGGCGGCCGCCGACGCCCCGCCGGCGGACCTGGCGCGGGTCCAGCCCCCGCTCGCCCCCTCCTCGGCCCCCTCGTTCCAACCCGAACCCGCGCACCCGGACCCGGCCGCGCGCATCCCGGTGCGTCCGTAG
- a CDS encoding selina-4(15),7(11)-diene synthase has protein sequence MGPELTVPPIYSPIAPAIHPRHAEIDIRTAAWAETFRIGSEELRDRLVRQDIGTFAARILPEGREEVIALLADFVLWLFGVDDGHCEEGELGRRPGDLAGTLHRLLRVAQNPEAPMLTDDPLAAGLRDLRLRADRYGTSGQTARWVGTLREYFFSVVWEASHRRAGTVPDLNDYTLMRLYDGATSVVFPLLEMGHGYELQPHERDSTAVRAAEEMASFVITWDNDIFSYHKERKGTGYYLNALRVIEQDGLSPEQALDTAIAQRDRVMCLFMRLSAHLSQDGSPQLRQYLAGLASFIRGAQDWGISSIRYTTPDDPARIPSVFRDTPTDESPEPLDIPAVAWWWNLPTGRPGTVRPRSRTHGQQSKTLAQV, from the coding sequence GTGGGGCCCGAGCTGACAGTTCCGCCGATCTACTCCCCGATAGCCCCGGCGATCCATCCGCGCCACGCGGAGATCGACATCCGAACCGCCGCATGGGCGGAAACGTTTCGCATCGGCTCCGAGGAGTTGCGCGACAGGCTCGTACGTCAGGACATCGGCACCTTCGCCGCCCGCATTCTGCCGGAAGGCCGCGAGGAGGTGATCGCCCTCCTCGCCGACTTCGTCCTGTGGCTCTTCGGGGTCGATGACGGACACTGCGAGGAGGGCGAACTGGGCCGCCGTCCGGGCGACCTCGCCGGTACGCTCCACCGTCTGCTGCGCGTCGCCCAGAACCCCGAGGCGCCGATGCTCACCGACGACCCGCTGGCCGCCGGGCTCCGCGATCTCCGGCTGCGGGCGGACCGCTACGGGACCTCCGGCCAGACGGCGCGCTGGGTGGGCACACTCCGCGAGTACTTCTTCTCCGTGGTCTGGGAGGCCTCCCACCGGCGTGCGGGCACGGTGCCCGACCTCAACGACTACACGCTGATGCGCCTGTACGACGGCGCCACCTCGGTGGTCTTCCCCCTGCTCGAAATGGGCCACGGCTACGAGCTCCAGCCGCACGAACGCGACAGCACGGCGGTGCGCGCGGCCGAGGAGATGGCATCGTTCGTCATCACCTGGGACAACGACATCTTCTCGTACCACAAGGAGCGCAAGGGTACCGGCTACTACCTGAACGCCCTGCGCGTGATCGAGCAGGACGGCCTCTCGCCCGAGCAGGCCCTGGACACGGCGATCGCCCAACGCGACCGTGTGATGTGCCTGTTCATGCGTCTGAGCGCACACCTCTCGCAGGACGGCAGCCCGCAGTTGAGGCAGTACCTCGCCGGCCTCGCCTCCTTCATCCGCGGGGCGCAGGACTGGGGCATCAGCTCGATCCGCTACACGACACCGGACGACCCGGCACGCATCCCGTCGGTCTTCCGCGACACACCCACGGACGAGAGCCCGGAACCGCTGGACATCCCCGCGGTCGCCTGGTGGTGGAACCTGCCCACCGGTCGGCCGGGGACCGTCCGGCCCCGCAGCCGCACCCACGGGCAGCAGTCGAAGACCCTCGCCCAGGTCTGA
- a CDS encoding ABC transporter ATP-binding protein, with the protein MKETTAVGAPGSLTVADVSVVLDGRALVDGVSLSAAPGEIVGLAGPNGAGKSTLLRTVYRALRPTSGRVLLDGEDVRRMPGKRLARRLAAVLQESPGDFELTVYDVVAMGRTPHKRAFEGDSADDRGVVMAALAELDAAGLASAPFGRLSGGEKQRVLIARALAQRAGTMVLDEPTNHLDLRHQLDALRLVRRLGVTAVVALHDLNLAAAFCDRICVMAGGRVVALGTPGEVLTPALLAEVYRVEADVAEHPRTGTPHITLLTGSERPRAEG; encoded by the coding sequence ATGAAGGAGACCACGGCCGTGGGCGCGCCCGGAAGCCTGACCGTGGCGGACGTCTCGGTGGTCCTCGACGGCAGGGCCCTGGTGGACGGGGTGTCGCTGAGTGCGGCCCCCGGCGAGATCGTGGGCCTCGCGGGACCCAACGGCGCCGGGAAGTCCACCCTGTTGCGCACGGTCTACCGCGCGCTGCGCCCCACTTCGGGGCGGGTGCTGCTGGACGGCGAGGACGTACGGCGGATGCCGGGCAAGCGCCTGGCGCGCCGGCTGGCGGCCGTACTGCAGGAGTCCCCAGGGGACTTCGAGCTCACCGTGTACGACGTGGTGGCCATGGGCCGGACGCCGCACAAGCGGGCCTTCGAGGGGGACAGCGCGGACGACCGGGGCGTCGTCATGGCCGCGCTGGCCGAACTGGACGCCGCCGGGCTGGCCTCCGCGCCGTTCGGCCGGCTGTCGGGCGGGGAGAAGCAGCGGGTGCTGATCGCCCGCGCCCTGGCCCAGCGCGCGGGGACGATGGTGCTGGACGAGCCGACCAACCATCTGGACCTGCGCCACCAGCTCGACGCGCTCCGGCTGGTCCGGCGGCTCGGTGTCACCGCCGTCGTCGCTCTCCACGACCTCAACCTGGCCGCGGCGTTCTGCGACCGGATCTGTGTGATGGCCGGCGGCCGGGTCGTCGCCCTCGGAACACCGGGAGAGGTACTGACCCCCGCTCTCCTGGCCGAGGTGTACCGCGTGGAGGCGGACGTGGCCGAGCATCCCCGCACCGGCACACCCCACATCACCCTGCTCACCGGATCCGAACGGCCGCGCGCGGAGGGGTGA
- a CDS encoding FecCD family ABC transporter permease, with the protein MTGTAGTAGTTNATNATGAARRAGPAAGADATGATGTAGAGPGPGAPGSAGRRARVPYPVVLAVLGALVVVAATFGIAVGSIGVPAGQVWGILLHRVHPALAEPDWTQVRETIVFEVRLPRVLLCAVVGAGLAVCGTALQALVRNPLADPMLLGVSSGASVGAVTVVVFNVGVFGVFSLPVAAFLGALAALVAVYFLARSGGRMTTVRLVLAGVATAEVLSAVASFLVVTSNDPHKTQSALRWMLGGMAGTTWAGLWIPAGAVLLGTAVLLGVCRPLNLLLAGEEAAVALGLDVHRFRASLFVLVALMIGTIVAVSGQIGFVGLIMPHVVRLLVGADHRRALPAAALLGAAFLIAADLAARTVMSPEEIPVGILTALVGGPFFLWLMRRRTA; encoded by the coding sequence GTGACGGGCACGGCGGGCACGGCGGGCACGACGAACGCGACGAACGCGACGGGGGCGGCGAGACGGGCCGGACCGGCCGCCGGGGCCGACGCCACCGGTGCCACGGGAACGGCCGGCGCCGGTCCCGGCCCCGGGGCGCCCGGGAGCGCGGGCCGGCGGGCGCGGGTCCCGTACCCGGTCGTGCTCGCCGTACTGGGCGCGCTGGTTGTCGTCGCGGCGACCTTCGGCATCGCCGTGGGCTCCATCGGCGTACCGGCCGGGCAGGTGTGGGGCATCCTGCTGCACCGGGTGCACCCCGCACTGGCGGAGCCGGACTGGACGCAGGTCCGCGAGACGATCGTCTTCGAGGTCCGGCTGCCCCGGGTGCTGCTGTGCGCGGTGGTCGGCGCCGGTCTCGCGGTCTGCGGGACGGCGCTCCAGGCGCTCGTGCGCAATCCGCTGGCGGACCCGATGCTGCTGGGAGTGTCGTCGGGCGCGTCGGTCGGCGCGGTGACGGTCGTGGTCTTCAACGTGGGCGTGTTCGGGGTGTTCTCACTGCCGGTGGCCGCGTTCCTCGGCGCACTGGCCGCGCTGGTGGCCGTGTACTTCCTGGCGCGGTCCGGTGGGCGGATGACCACGGTACGGCTGGTGCTGGCGGGTGTCGCCACGGCCGAAGTGCTGTCGGCGGTGGCCAGTTTCCTGGTCGTCACCTCGAACGACCCCCACAAGACGCAGTCGGCGCTGCGCTGGATGCTCGGCGGCATGGCGGGCACCACCTGGGCCGGCCTGTGGATTCCGGCCGGGGCCGTCCTGCTCGGCACGGCCGTGCTGCTCGGCGTGTGCCGTCCGCTGAACCTGCTGCTGGCGGGGGAGGAGGCGGCCGTCGCGCTCGGCCTGGACGTGCACCGGTTCCGCGCCTCGCTGTTCGTCCTCGTCGCCCTGATGATCGGCACGATCGTCGCGGTCAGCGGACAGATCGGCTTCGTCGGCCTGATCATGCCGCACGTGGTGCGGCTGCTGGTGGGCGCCGACCACCGGCGTGCCCTGCCCGCCGCCGCCCTGCTCGGGGCCGCGTTCCTCATCGCCGCGGATCTGGCCGCCCGTACCGTCATGAGTCCCGAGGAGATTCCCGTGGGCATCCTCACCGCCCTGGTCGGCGGCCCGTTCTTCCTCTGGCTGATGCGACGGAGGACGGCATGA
- a CDS encoding SulP family inorganic anion transporter produces MPLITSKLRRTLRADVTASLVVFLVALPLCVGVAVASGVPAELGLITGIVGGLVTGLLPGSSLQVSGPAAGLTVLVFTAVSEYGLPALGVIVLGAGLIQLLLGALRLGRWFRAISLAVVQGMLAGIGLVLIAGQLYALADAKAPGGGLADLAGLPRLVVDTVTSQNALLALAVGVGTARLIAVWPRVPGRARMVPGALVAVGLATALTALFDLPIARVEVTGLLHAIQPPGLSDAARLADVGLAATVVAFALIASAESLFSANAVDRLHSGRRTDYDKELMAQGAGNTVCGLLGSLPMTAVIVRSSANVQAGARTKLSRVLHGVWLLLFAAFLPQALSYVPTAALAGVLIHAGWKLIPVRDIRPLWRDHRGEAVILIVTAAAIVTTNMFEGVLIGLLLAVVKTAWAMSHVHISVADSGIGPVRVRLTGNATFLRLPRILDTLEALPQRHVELDLSGVRHLDHACMTALQGWADERNAHISQPDAAAGVLGVPGAGATGEPARGPAGSSPEGPRP; encoded by the coding sequence ATGCCCCTGATCACTTCCAAGCTTCGGCGCACCCTCCGCGCCGACGTCACCGCCTCCCTCGTCGTCTTCCTCGTGGCCCTGCCGCTGTGCGTGGGCGTGGCCGTCGCCTCCGGCGTCCCGGCCGAACTCGGCCTCATCACCGGCATCGTCGGCGGACTGGTCACCGGGTTGCTGCCCGGCAGCAGCCTCCAGGTCAGCGGTCCCGCGGCAGGGCTGACCGTGCTCGTCTTCACGGCCGTGTCCGAGTACGGGCTGCCCGCGCTCGGCGTGATCGTGCTCGGCGCCGGGCTGATCCAGCTGCTGCTGGGCGCCCTTCGGCTCGGCCGCTGGTTCCGCGCGATCTCGCTCGCCGTCGTCCAGGGCATGCTCGCCGGTATCGGGCTGGTCCTGATCGCCGGTCAGCTCTACGCCCTGGCGGACGCCAAGGCACCGGGCGGCGGCCTGGCCGACCTCGCGGGTCTGCCCCGGCTCGTCGTCGACACCGTCACCTCGCAGAACGCCCTCCTGGCCCTCGCCGTCGGCGTGGGAACGGCACGGCTCATCGCCGTGTGGCCCCGCGTCCCGGGACGGGCGCGGATGGTCCCGGGGGCGCTCGTCGCGGTGGGCCTGGCGACCGCCCTGACCGCCCTGTTCGACCTGCCGATCGCCCGGGTGGAGGTGACGGGGCTGCTGCACGCGATCCAGCCGCCCGGGCTGTCCGACGCGGCGCGCCTCGCCGACGTCGGACTCGCGGCCACGGTCGTGGCGTTCGCCCTGATCGCCTCGGCCGAGAGCCTGTTCAGCGCCAACGCCGTCGACCGGCTCCACTCGGGCCGCCGCACCGACTACGACAAGGAGCTGATGGCGCAGGGCGCCGGCAACACCGTCTGCGGCCTGCTGGGCTCCCTGCCGATGACCGCCGTGATCGTGCGCAGCTCCGCGAACGTCCAGGCCGGGGCGCGCACCAAGCTGTCGCGGGTGCTGCACGGCGTGTGGCTGCTGCTCTTCGCGGCCTTCCTGCCGCAGGCGCTGTCCTACGTCCCCACCGCCGCGCTCGCCGGCGTCCTCATCCACGCGGGGTGGAAGCTGATCCCGGTCAGGGACATCCGGCCGCTGTGGCGGGACCACCGCGGGGAGGCGGTCATCCTGATCGTCACGGCGGCCGCGATCGTGACGACGAACATGTTCGAGGGCGTACTCATCGGACTGCTGCTCGCCGTCGTCAAGACGGCCTGGGCCATGTCCCACGTCCACATCTCCGTCGCCGACAGCGGCATCGGGCCGGTACGGGTCCGGCTCACCGGCAACGCCACGTTCCTGCGACTGCCCCGCATCCTGGACACCCTGGAGGCGCTGCCGCAGCGCCATGTGGAGCTCGACCTCTCCGGCGTGCGCCACCTGGACCACGCCTGCATGACCGCCCTGCAGGGCTGGGCCGACGAGCGCAACGCCCACATCTCCCAGCCGGACGCGGCGGCCGGCGTCCTGGGAGTGCCGGGGGCGGGGGCTACGGGCGAGCCCGCCCGGGGACCGGCCGGATCCAGCCCCGAGGGGCCGCGCCCGTAG